The Cytobacillus firmus genome segment GCTTCTTTGTCATCCTCAAGCACCCGCTGGATGGATTGCAGATAAACCTCCGTTTTCCCGCTCCCTGTAACTCCATAGAGCAAAAAGGTTTCATGCCTGTTATCTTCAATAGAATCAAGGATGGGGATAATGGCATTTTTTTGTCCATCAGTCAAAGCGAGCGGTTTCGTTCTTTCGAATTCACGGTCTCCAAAAGGATTGCGGTAAATTTCCACGTCCTTCTGGCCAAGCAGCCCTTTTTGCAAAAGCCCTTTTAATGTGGAAGAAGTGATTCCAAGCAAGGAAAATAACTCTTTCTGATCGACCGGTCCTTCCTCCCGGAGAAAATACTCCAGCACTTCCTTTTGCTTAGTTGCATTGCCTGGAAGGTTTTGAAGGTAATCAGCAAGCTTTTCAGGGGGGGCGGCCGCAAACACCTGCTTGACTTTTTTCTTTTTCACCCGTTCTTTTACCTGGTAAATAATATCGATATTTCCATTGGATGCTTCCTTCTGAAGAAGCGGCAAAGCACCGCCCTTTACAGCATCATCCCAGGTGATTTCATCAGCATTATGAAAGAGTGCGCATACTTTTTCAGGGAGCAGCTTACGATCTGCATTTTCCGCCATGACAAGCTTCTTTTCATATTTTGCCTTCAATGCTGCAGGCAGCATTGCCTGAAAAGCTGAAATTTTGTAGCATAATGTTTTTTCTGTCAGCCAATCACCAAGATTCAAAAGCTCCTGATTAAGAACTGGATTTAGATCCATCGGCTCTAAAATGGATTTTAACTGCTGAAAATCCGACTCTTCTTTTAATCCTGTAACAAACCCCTGTATTTTCCTCGGCCCAAATGGAACAACCACCCTCATGCCGGGGAAAATGACACCTTTCAGATGAGAGGGTATTTTATAGTCAAACGCCCGGTCAGTCTGTTTGGCAGGAACATCGACAATTACACTGGCTATGTTCATTCATGCTCATCCTTTAGAAGCTTCGAGGCTTCTTCAAGAATTTTTACAGCCACATCTTTTTTAGACATTAGCGGAAGTTTTTCCGACGACCCATCCTTTTTAAAAAGTGTAACAATATTAGTGTCAGTTCCAAAGCCGGCACCTTCAGCAGTTACATTATTGGCAACGATCATATCGGCGTTTTTCTTCATTAGCTTGCCCTTTGCATACTCTTCGACCTGTTCAGTTTCAGCCGCAAACCCTATCAGGATTTGCTTCTCCTTTTTTGTCCCAGCTCGAACAATATATCCTTTGTTCTTTCAAGCTCCAATACTTCATCGCCGGGCTGTTTCTTCATTTTTTGCGCAGAAGCCACCTTTGGGCGATAATCGGAGACGGCAGCTGTCTTGATGACAACATCGGCATTAACAAATTCATTTAATGCCGCTTGATACATTTCTTCAGCAGATTCCACCTTTATCAGTTTTAATCCTGCAGGCGCATTAATTGAAACCGGGCCGGATATCAATATAACTTCAGCACCTGCAGAGACGGCAGCTTCCGCTATTGCATAGCCCATTTTCCCTGTAGAATGGTTCGTTATATAACGGACAGGATCAATTTTCTCCCTCGTTGGGCCCGCAGTTATGACCACTTTTTGGCCAGTAAGCTCCAATCTGGAAGGCTTGAAAAATTCACTGATCGTTTCTGTAATTTTCTCAGGCTCTTCAAGCCTTCCTTTTCCAACATAACCGCATGCAAGATACCCTTCTGAAGGCTCTATGAATCTGCAGCCAAAACCATATAAGGTTTCAATGTTTTTTTGAACAGCGGGATGGCTGTACATATGCACATTCATTGCAGGTGCAATCCAAATCGGTGATGATGCAGCCAAAAGGGTTGTAGTGATCATATTATCTGCAATTCCATTGGCAAGCTTCCCGATCACATTTGCTGTAGCGGGAGCAACAAGAATTAAATCTGCCCAATCAGCCAGGTCGATGTGAGCAATAACCTTCGAGTCTTTTTCATCAAAAGTGTCTGTATAAACATCATGTCTTGAAAGGGCCTGAAAAGTTAATGGTGCAACAAAGTTAACAGCCGATTCACTTAGGATCACTTTCACCTGCGCTCCTGCCTGTGTCAGTTTGCTTGTTAAGGCTGCAGCTTTATAAACAGCAATTCCTCCGGTTACACATAATAAAATCTTCTTTCCAGTCAGCATTATATGACCCCACCAATCTCAAAAATAATTCTTCTCTATAAAAACGGCCTGGCTATCTATTTCTATATAAAGCCTGGCCATTAATGGCAAATTGCTTTCATGATAGTTTTATTATGCAAGAAGAGCAGTGAATTTTCATCTAATAAAACCTCAAACAAAAATAACAACCTTTTGAAAGGTTGTTATTCAGCGATTTCACTCGTATGATTCATTGGCCGTTTTTTCGCCCAGGCGGTAATGAAGCTGGTCTGCATGTATTTCCTCAAGTGCTTTGCCCACATTTTTATGTGATTTGTATCTTTCAAGCTGCGGTTTGGCATTAAGCTGAAGCTTGCGTGCACGCTTGGCAGCAACTGAAACAAGTGAATATTTGGAGTCAATCTTTGTCATTAGGGAATCAATAGAAGGATAAAGCATATTTATTCTACCTCCAGCATTTTTTTATATTTAGGTTCTACACGTTCCCTGCGGCAGTGTTCAGCTACCACTATGGATTTTATTCTTTCACAGGCCAGATCGATTTGATCATTCTCTACAACATAATCATATAGATTCATCATTTCAATCTCTTCTCTCGCTGCATTCATGCGATTGTTGATGATATCTTCTGTCTCTGTCCCTCTCGTCACAATGCGGTTCTTAAGCTCTGACAGACTAGGAGGAACCAGGAAGATGAACAGGCCGTCCGGAAATTTCTCGCGTACCTGGCGGGCACCCTGAACTTCAATTTCAAGGAAAACATCTTTGCCGCGGTCGAGTGTTTCTCTTACATAATCAACCGGTGTGCCGTAGTAGTTCCCGACAAACTCTGCATATTCAAGCAGCTTATCCTGCCTGATGAGCTCTTCAAACTCCTCACGCGTCTTGAAAAAATAATCAACTCCATTGACTTCTCCCTCTCTCGGAGATCTCGTTGTCATTGAAATAGAATATTCAAACGCAGTATCAGACTGAGCAAATATCTCTTTTCTTACTGTTCCTTTTCCTACACCTGAGGGTCCGGATAGAACGATCAATAACCCTTTTTCTTTCATTTGTAAAATCCTACCCTTCCTCAATAATTTCATCACGGTCATTTAATCGGTGTGCGACGGTTTCCGGCTGGACCGCAGACAAAATGACATGGTCACTGTCCATAACGATAACTGCACGAGTGCGCCTGCCATATGTAGCATCTATTAAAGAGCCCCGGTCCCGTGCGTCCTGAATAACCCGTTTTATAGGGGCAGATTCGGGACTGACTATTGATATAATCCGGTTGGCAGATACAATATTGCCAAAACCGATATTGATCAGCTTAATTGACATTTGGGTCCTCCAATCATCAGTTATTTAGTTTGACCCCCAGAGCCGGAATCTAAACAACTGCTATTCAATATTTTGAACCTGTTCCTTCATTTTTTCCAATAAACTCTTTATTTCTACCACTTCGGCAGCTATATCTGCACTATTTGCCTTAGAGCCGATCGTATTGGCCTCCCGGTTCATTTCCTGCAGAATAAAGTCGAGCTTTCTGCCTGCGGGTTCTGTAAGCTGAAGTGTATGCTCAAACTGGCTTATATGGCTTTGCAGCCTTATCAGTTCTTCACTGATATCCGCTTTATCAGCGAATATTGCTACCTCTGTCAAAATTCTCGGTTCATCCACCTGGCCATCAAGAAATTCCTTCATACGCTTATGCAATCTTTCCTGGTAAAGCTGTGCAACCTTTGGTGCATACTCTCTCAGTTTGCTGACACTATTGCTTAAAAGACTAAGATGGCTGCGAAGATCTCTTTCCAGCTCATCACCCTCTGCTTTCCTCATTTGCATTAACTGCAGGCATGCCTCTTCAGCTGCAGAAAGGACCAGCTGGCTCATTTCCTCATTGCCGGACTCTTTCTCTTCAATGTCAATCAATTCTTCGCGAATGACATCACCGATGGATAGTTCCGTTTGAATTTGATACTTTGCTTGAATTGCAGTTATGTATTGATAATATTCATCTAATAGTTCCCAGTCAACATTTACTTTCCTGCTGGCCAGGACATCACCGTCAACGGTGATAAAAACCTCGATTCTTCCTCTTTTGATATGCCTATTAAGCTTTTTCTTTATTTTGTCTTCAATATGCATCAGCTGTCTGGGCATTCTTATTTGAAATTCGGAAAAACGATGATTTACAGTTTTGATTTCAACCGTAATGGAGCCTTGCCCGGAATCTTTCTTGCTTCTGCCATAACCAGTCATGCTTACTGCCATTTCTCACACTTCCTTTTGGGAAAAGCACAGCTTATAAAAAGCACTTACTTTCAGTTAGCGGCATGGTGCCTGTGCAGTTTATGTATAAAAATCAAGTAGTGATGGAGATTTATATGTTTGCGCAAAAAAGAAAGGTAATAGAGTTCTTCTCTACTACCTAAAGGATTATAACATATTTTATTTTGTTTTTCTTGCCAAAAATGTGCCTGCCAGTAAAAATGTTGGAATGGCTGAGAGTCCTGTGATCATAAACCAGTCGCGCAATTCAATAGGGACAGTGTGGAAAATTGGCTGAAGCGGCGGATAGTATATGACAATCAGCACTAAAACAAGGGAAGAGATGACTGCCCAGACTAAATATTTATTGCCTAATGGATTTCTTGAGAACACTGATTTTTCACTGCGGCAATCAAATACATGGATCAGCTGAGCCATAACCAATGTGGCAAACGCTACTGTCTGTGCGTATGCAAGATGATCCGGATTTGCCCGGTAGGCAAAAATAAACGCCAGTAATGTCACAAGGCCAATTAAGAATCCCCTTGAAACCACTTTCCAGCCAAGCCC includes the following:
- the rpoZ gene encoding DNA-directed RNA polymerase subunit omega; this encodes MLYPSIDSLMTKIDSKYSLVSVAAKRARKLQLNAKPQLERYKSHKNVGKALEEIHADQLHYRLGEKTANESYE
- the gmk gene encoding guanylate kinase — protein: MKEKGLLIVLSGPSGVGKGTVRKEIFAQSDTAFEYSISMTTRSPREGEVNGVDYFFKTREEFEELIRQDKLLEYAEFVGNYYGTPVDYVRETLDRGKDVFLEIEVQGARQVREKFPDGLFIFLVPPSLSELKNRIVTRGTETEDIINNRMNAAREEIEMMNLYDYVVENDQIDLACERIKSIVVAEHCRRERVEPKYKKMLEVE
- the remA gene encoding extracellular matrix/biofilm regulator RemA, yielding MSIKLINIGFGNIVSANRIISIVSPESAPIKRVIQDARDRGSLIDATYGRRTRAVIVMDSDHVILSAVQPETVAHRLNDRDEIIEEG
- a CDS encoding YicC/YloC family endoribonuclease — encoded protein: MAVSMTGYGRSKKDSGQGSITVEIKTVNHRFSEFQIRMPRQLMHIEDKIKKKLNRHIKRGRIEVFITVDGDVLASRKVNVDWELLDEYYQYITAIQAKYQIQTELSIGDVIREELIDIEEKESGNEEMSQLVLSAAEEACLQLMQMRKAEGDELERDLRSHLSLLSNSVSKLREYAPKVAQLYQERLHKRMKEFLDGQVDEPRILTEVAIFADKADISEELIRLQSHISQFEHTLQLTEPAGRKLDFILQEMNREANTIGSKANSADIAAEVVEIKSLLEKMKEQVQNIE